A stretch of the Cheilinus undulatus linkage group 11, ASM1832078v1, whole genome shotgun sequence genome encodes the following:
- the LOC121517369 gene encoding LOW QUALITY PROTEIN: octapeptide-repeat protein T2-like (The sequence of the model RefSeq protein was modified relative to this genomic sequence to represent the inferred CDS: substituted 1 base at 1 genomic stop codon), whose amino-acid sequence MGLLNPGTTKSTRGSRVLAVRRRALEGEREREREREREREGERERGREGERGREREREREGQRARDRERRRERGRGREREREREREREGERERERERERERERGREREREREREREREGERERERERERGRERERERERGREGERERERERERERERERERGREREREREREREKERERGRETKREREGERERERDREREREREREREREREGERERERERERERERERESEREREGERERERERERERERERGREREREREREREGEREGERGRERERERGREREGERERERERERERGREREREGEREREREGEREGEGERERGREREGEREREXERERERERERERERERAAR is encoded by the exons atgggtctgctcaaccCGGGGACAACAAAATCTACCCGCGGCA gtagggtgttagctgtccgACGCAGGGCtttagagggagagagagagagagagagggagagagagagagagagagagggagagagagagagagggagagagggagagagagggagagagagagagagagagagagagggacagagagcgagagatagagagagacggagagagagagggagagggagagagagagagagagagagagagagagagagagagggagagagggagagagagagagagagagagagggagagagagagagggagagagagagagagagagagagagagagagagagagagagagggagagagagagagagagagagagagggagagagggagagagagagagagagagagagagagagggagagagggagagagagagagagagagagagagagagagagagagagagagagagagagagagagggagagagagagagagagagagagagagagagagggagaaagagagagagagagggagagagacaaagagagagagagagggagagagagagagagagagggacagagagagagagagagagagggagagagagagagagagagagagagagggagagagagagagagagagagagagagagagagagagagagagagagagagagagtgagagagagagagagggagagagagagagagagagagagagagagagagagagagagagagagagagggagagagagagagagagagagagagagagagagagagggagagagagagggagagagagggagagagagagagagggagagagggagagagagagagggagagagagagagagagagagagagggagagagagagagggagagagagagagagagagggagagagagagagagagagagagggagagagagagggagagggagagagggagagagggagagagagagagggagagagggagagagagtgagagagagagagagagagggagagagagagagagagagagagagagagagcggcgAGGTGA
- the irak1 gene encoding interleukin-1 receptor-associated kinase 1 isoform X1, translating to MSSAEPGGGLFLISLPASVLWEFCMIMDGLSDLDWTRFASLVLSDQTLLRLAEKSERRTDWVMNRWVDRNGRVSELLDLLERLQLLRPRDVILNWVSNQRLSSPPLPTPLPPPPPAPTLPRFNPLPKPPEAPQPLRTCNFEVDKGGGRPLPGPAPPPSGLKSVPNRPPAPPPSIGLMCWSYEEVHAGTMGFSPSQQVGEGGFGVVYRANMRRTDCAVKRLKQDCMQDWALLKESFQTEVEKLTTFRHPNIVDLLGFSEGPECVCLIYSYMENRSLDDQLHSGGLTLSWSQRVGVVEGASKALQFLHRPPEEHRPLIHGDVKSSNILLDGHLVAKLADFGLARFGCRSTPERSAAQTTSVGNTETVRGTLAYLPDEYVRNGQLGTAVDVYSFGVVLLEILTGRRAMERDAKSGEKYLKDLVEEVEDSPAGSCVEEWRKQLDHRLFSGGAAEPAGCMEVVSLACKCLNKHRRKRPAMVQVFDKLQDIHCHLKGKSSSSSPSSSLHQLYHPPSSLPRPPRSLDSSVDSLSQKMSRLGPLEDTYHPSISSSSSSSSSSSSSFCSLPDPLHSSASLPRFSSSSPRLCSSSLVGPCETDESRGFSQYNLRSQGRSNGTRSSTQQSRAGPSESGFNQPSVPSEDQYNFPPQSSFSRDRSGIFTGGATGGSLSPAGSLQSSSPGPSVVINPSKQRFLEKKSQYEEGRIRTPELLSADDLYVGNSSDGARGPEESDELDYLPVDHT from the exons ATGTCCTCAGCGGAGCCTGGAGGGGGGCTGTTCCTCATCAGCCTGCCGGCCTCGGTCCTCTGGGAGTTCTGCATGATCATGGACGGACTTTCAGACCTGGACTGGACCCGCTTCG CCTCATTGGTCCTCAGTGATCAAACCCTCCTCCGATTGGCTGAGAAAAGTGAGAGGCGGACCGACTGGGTGATGAACCGTTGGGTGGACAGGAATGGCCGCGTGAGCGAGCTGCTTGACCTGTTGGAGCGTCTTCAGTTGCTCCGCCCCCGTGATGTCATCCTGAACT GGGTGTCCAATCAGAGGCTGTCCTCTCCCCCTCTTCCTACTccccttcctccccctcctcccgcCCCGACTCTCCCTCGGTTTAACCCGCTTCCTAAACCACCGGAGGCCCCGCAGCCACTGAGAACCTGCAACTTTGAAG tagataaaggaggaggaagacCCCTCCCTGGACCTGCTCCGCCCCCGTCAGGCCTGAAGTCTGTCCCCAACAGACCGCCTGCG CCCCCTCCAAGCATCGGGCTGATGTGCTGGTCGTATGAAGAGGTGCATGCTGGGACAATGGGGTTCTCCCCCTCCCAGCAGGTGGGGGAGGGGGGGTTTGGAGTGGTGTACAGAGCAAATATGAGGCGGACGGACTGTGCTGTGAAGAGACTCAAACAG GATTGCATGCAGGATTGGGCTCTGCTGAAGGAGAGTTTCCAGACTGAGGTGGAAAAACTGACCAC ATTCAGACACCCGAACATCGTGGATCTGCTGGGCTTCAGTGAGGGACCAGAGTGCGTGTGCCTCATCTACAGCTACATGGAGAACAGATCGCTGGACGACCAGCTCCACAGC GGCGGTCTCACCCTCTCCTGGTCTCAGAGAGTTGGTGTTGTTGAAGGAGCATCAAAGGCTCTACAGTTCCTCCATCGACCCCCCGAAGAGCACAGACCGCTGATCCACGGGGACGTCAAGAG CTCAAACATCCTGCTGGACGGCCACCTGGTGGCGAAGCTGGCAGACTTTGGTTTGGCTCGGTTTGGGTGTCGCAGCACGCCGGAACGTTCGGCGGCTCAGACGACGTCGGTCGGTAACACGGAGACTGTTCGGGGGACGCTGGCGTACCTGCCTGACGAATACGTGAGGAACGGACAGCTGGGGACCGCCGTGGACGTCTACAGCTTCGGAGTG gtgTTGTTGGAGATTCTGACGGGTCGACGAGCGATGGAGAGGGACGCAAAGTCAGGAGAGAAATACCTG AAGGAcctggtggaggaggtggaggacagtCCGGCTGGTTCCTGTGTAGAAGAATGGAGGAAACAGCTGGACCATCGGCTGTTCTCAG GGGGCGCTGCAGAGCCTGCTGGCTGTATGGAGGTGGTGTCTCTGGCCTGCAAGTGTCTGAATAAGCACAGGAGGAAGAGACCAGCCATGGTCCAG GTTTTTGACAAACTTCAGGACATCCACTgtcatttaaagggaaaaagctcctcctcctcaccctcctcctcccttcatCAGCTTTATCACCCACCCTCATCCCTCCCCAGACCCCCCCGGTCCTTGGACTCCAGTGTGGACTCTCTGTCCCAAAAAATGTCCAGGCTGGGACCACTGGAGGACACGTACCACCCCTCCatatcttcctcttcctcctcctcctcgtcctcttCCTCGTCCTTCTGCTCCCTGCCTGACCCACTACACTCCTCCGCCTCCCTCCCCCgcttctcttcttcctcccccCGCCTCTGCTCCTCGTCGTTGGTCGGTCCGTGTGAGACCGATGAGAGTCGAGGTTTTTCTCAGTACAACCTTCGCTCTCAGGGCAGATCTAACGGTACCAGATCCTCCACACAGCAGAGTCGAGCCGGGCCCTCAGAGTCCGGCTTCAACCAGCCGTCTGTCCCCTCTGAGGACCAGTACAACTTCCCACCCCAGTCCAGCTTTAGCAGGGACAGGTCAGGGATCTTCACAGGGGGAGCCACAGGAGGAAGCCTGTCTCCTGCGGGGTCTCTGCAGTCGTCGTCCCCAGGGCCTTCAG TGGTCATAAATCCCAGTAAACAACGTTTTCTCGAGAAGAAGTCTCAGTATGAGGAGGGAAGGATCCGGACTCCTGAGCTGCTGTCAGCCGACGACCTCT ATGTTGGGAATAGTTCAGACGGGGCGCGGGGACCAGAAGAGAGCGACGAGCTGGACTACCTTCCAGTTGATCACACCTGA
- the irak1 gene encoding interleukin-1 receptor-associated kinase 1 isoform X2, with protein sequence MSSAEPGGGLFLISLPASVLWEFCMIMDGLSDLDWTRFASLVLSDQTLLRLAEKSERRTDWVMNRWVDRNGRVSELLDLLERLQLLRPRDVILNWVSNQRLSSPPLPTPLPPPPPAPTLPRFNPLPKPPEAPQPLRTCNFEDKGGGRPLPGPAPPPSGLKSVPNRPPAPPPSIGLMCWSYEEVHAGTMGFSPSQQVGEGGFGVVYRANMRRTDCAVKRLKQDCMQDWALLKESFQTEVEKLTTFRHPNIVDLLGFSEGPECVCLIYSYMENRSLDDQLHSGGLTLSWSQRVGVVEGASKALQFLHRPPEEHRPLIHGDVKSSNILLDGHLVAKLADFGLARFGCRSTPERSAAQTTSVGNTETVRGTLAYLPDEYVRNGQLGTAVDVYSFGVVLLEILTGRRAMERDAKSGEKYLKDLVEEVEDSPAGSCVEEWRKQLDHRLFSGGAAEPAGCMEVVSLACKCLNKHRRKRPAMVQVFDKLQDIHCHLKGKSSSSSPSSSLHQLYHPPSSLPRPPRSLDSSVDSLSQKMSRLGPLEDTYHPSISSSSSSSSSSSSSFCSLPDPLHSSASLPRFSSSSPRLCSSSLVGPCETDESRGFSQYNLRSQGRSNGTRSSTQQSRAGPSESGFNQPSVPSEDQYNFPPQSSFSRDRSGIFTGGATGGSLSPAGSLQSSSPGPSVVINPSKQRFLEKKSQYEEGRIRTPELLSADDLYVGNSSDGARGPEESDELDYLPVDHT encoded by the exons ATGTCCTCAGCGGAGCCTGGAGGGGGGCTGTTCCTCATCAGCCTGCCGGCCTCGGTCCTCTGGGAGTTCTGCATGATCATGGACGGACTTTCAGACCTGGACTGGACCCGCTTCG CCTCATTGGTCCTCAGTGATCAAACCCTCCTCCGATTGGCTGAGAAAAGTGAGAGGCGGACCGACTGGGTGATGAACCGTTGGGTGGACAGGAATGGCCGCGTGAGCGAGCTGCTTGACCTGTTGGAGCGTCTTCAGTTGCTCCGCCCCCGTGATGTCATCCTGAACT GGGTGTCCAATCAGAGGCTGTCCTCTCCCCCTCTTCCTACTccccttcctccccctcctcccgcCCCGACTCTCCCTCGGTTTAACCCGCTTCCTAAACCACCGGAGGCCCCGCAGCCACTGAGAACCTGCAACTTTGAAG ataaaggaggaggaagacCCCTCCCTGGACCTGCTCCGCCCCCGTCAGGCCTGAAGTCTGTCCCCAACAGACCGCCTGCG CCCCCTCCAAGCATCGGGCTGATGTGCTGGTCGTATGAAGAGGTGCATGCTGGGACAATGGGGTTCTCCCCCTCCCAGCAGGTGGGGGAGGGGGGGTTTGGAGTGGTGTACAGAGCAAATATGAGGCGGACGGACTGTGCTGTGAAGAGACTCAAACAG GATTGCATGCAGGATTGGGCTCTGCTGAAGGAGAGTTTCCAGACTGAGGTGGAAAAACTGACCAC ATTCAGACACCCGAACATCGTGGATCTGCTGGGCTTCAGTGAGGGACCAGAGTGCGTGTGCCTCATCTACAGCTACATGGAGAACAGATCGCTGGACGACCAGCTCCACAGC GGCGGTCTCACCCTCTCCTGGTCTCAGAGAGTTGGTGTTGTTGAAGGAGCATCAAAGGCTCTACAGTTCCTCCATCGACCCCCCGAAGAGCACAGACCGCTGATCCACGGGGACGTCAAGAG CTCAAACATCCTGCTGGACGGCCACCTGGTGGCGAAGCTGGCAGACTTTGGTTTGGCTCGGTTTGGGTGTCGCAGCACGCCGGAACGTTCGGCGGCTCAGACGACGTCGGTCGGTAACACGGAGACTGTTCGGGGGACGCTGGCGTACCTGCCTGACGAATACGTGAGGAACGGACAGCTGGGGACCGCCGTGGACGTCTACAGCTTCGGAGTG gtgTTGTTGGAGATTCTGACGGGTCGACGAGCGATGGAGAGGGACGCAAAGTCAGGAGAGAAATACCTG AAGGAcctggtggaggaggtggaggacagtCCGGCTGGTTCCTGTGTAGAAGAATGGAGGAAACAGCTGGACCATCGGCTGTTCTCAG GGGGCGCTGCAGAGCCTGCTGGCTGTATGGAGGTGGTGTCTCTGGCCTGCAAGTGTCTGAATAAGCACAGGAGGAAGAGACCAGCCATGGTCCAG GTTTTTGACAAACTTCAGGACATCCACTgtcatttaaagggaaaaagctcctcctcctcaccctcctcctcccttcatCAGCTTTATCACCCACCCTCATCCCTCCCCAGACCCCCCCGGTCCTTGGACTCCAGTGTGGACTCTCTGTCCCAAAAAATGTCCAGGCTGGGACCACTGGAGGACACGTACCACCCCTCCatatcttcctcttcctcctcctcctcgtcctcttCCTCGTCCTTCTGCTCCCTGCCTGACCCACTACACTCCTCCGCCTCCCTCCCCCgcttctcttcttcctcccccCGCCTCTGCTCCTCGTCGTTGGTCGGTCCGTGTGAGACCGATGAGAGTCGAGGTTTTTCTCAGTACAACCTTCGCTCTCAGGGCAGATCTAACGGTACCAGATCCTCCACACAGCAGAGTCGAGCCGGGCCCTCAGAGTCCGGCTTCAACCAGCCGTCTGTCCCCTCTGAGGACCAGTACAACTTCCCACCCCAGTCCAGCTTTAGCAGGGACAGGTCAGGGATCTTCACAGGGGGAGCCACAGGAGGAAGCCTGTCTCCTGCGGGGTCTCTGCAGTCGTCGTCCCCAGGGCCTTCAG TGGTCATAAATCCCAGTAAACAACGTTTTCTCGAGAAGAAGTCTCAGTATGAGGAGGGAAGGATCCGGACTCCTGAGCTGCTGTCAGCCGACGACCTCT ATGTTGGGAATAGTTCAGACGGGGCGCGGGGACCAGAAGAGAGCGACGAGCTGGACTACCTTCCAGTTGATCACACCTGA